The Kosakonia sacchari SP1 genome includes a window with the following:
- the yddG gene encoding aromatic amino acid DMT transporter YddG — MNKKRATLIGLLAVLLWSTMVGFIRAVSEGLGPVGGAAMIYTLSGLLLIITVGIPDLRRFSARYLIAGSVLFVSYELCLALSLGFAATRQQAIEVGMVNYLWPSLTILCAILFNGQKASLWVIPGLLLAILGVCWVLGGERGLDITEIQQNIISSPLSYALAFAGAFIWAIYCTVTTKYANGTNGITLFVLLTAATLWVKFAVTPQPEMVFTLPVVVKLLMTGIALGFGYASWNIGILHGNVTVLAAASYFTPVLSSALAAVVLSAPLSFSFWQGALMVCAGSLLCWYSTRQRA, encoded by the coding sequence ATGAATAAAAAACGCGCAACGTTAATTGGTTTACTGGCGGTATTACTCTGGAGCACGATGGTCGGTTTTATCCGCGCCGTCAGTGAAGGTCTTGGCCCGGTTGGCGGCGCAGCGATGATCTATACCCTGAGCGGGTTGCTGCTGATTATCACCGTTGGCATCCCGGATTTACGCCGTTTTTCAGCGCGTTATCTTATTGCCGGCAGCGTGCTGTTTGTCAGTTATGAACTTTGTCTGGCGCTCTCGCTGGGCTTTGCCGCGACGCGACAACAAGCAATCGAAGTGGGCATGGTTAACTATTTATGGCCGAGTCTGACGATCCTTTGCGCAATATTATTCAACGGTCAAAAAGCGAGTTTGTGGGTTATTCCTGGTTTATTGCTGGCGATATTGGGCGTGTGCTGGGTACTTGGCGGCGAGCGCGGTCTTGATATTACTGAAATCCAGCAAAATATTATCTCCAGCCCGTTGAGTTATGCGCTGGCGTTTGCCGGGGCATTTATTTGGGCGATTTACTGCACCGTCACCACCAAATATGCCAACGGCACGAACGGCATTACGCTGTTTGTCTTGCTGACAGCCGCGACATTATGGGTCAAATTCGCCGTCACACCGCAACCGGAAATGGTTTTTACGCTGCCAGTGGTGGTGAAATTACTGATGACCGGCATTGCGCTCGGTTTTGGTTATGCCTCGTGGAATATCGGGATTTTGCACGGCAACGTCACGGTGCTGGCGGCGGCGTCCTATTTCACCCCGGTGCTCTCTTCCGCGCTGGCGGCGGTGGTGTTAAGCGCCCCGCTCTCGTTCTCTTTCTGGCAGGGCGCGCTGATGGTGTGCGCCGGATCGCTGCTCTGCTGGTACTCAACCCGCCAGCGCGCGTGA
- the fdnG gene encoding formate dehydrogenase-N subunit alpha — protein MDVSRRQFFKICAGGMAGTTAAALGFAPKMALAQARNYKLLRAKETRNSCTYCSVGCGLLMYSLGDGAKNAKEAIYHIEGDPDHPVSRGALCPKGAGLLDYVHSENRLRYPEYRAPGSDKWQRISWDEAFSRIARLMKNDRDANFVESNAAGVKVNRWLSTGMLCASAASNETGMLTQKFVRSLGMLAVDNQARVUHGPTVASLAPTFGRGAMTNHWVDIKNANVVMVMGGNAAEAHPVGFRWAMEAKNNNDATLIVVDPRFTRTASVADIYAPIRSGTDITFLSGVLRYLIENNKINAEYVKHYTNAALLVRDDFAFEDGLFSGYDAQKRQYDKTSWNYQFDENGYAKRDDTLSDPRCVWNLLKQHVARYTPETVENICGTPKADFLKVCDVLASTSAADRTTTFLYALGWTQHTVGAQNIRTMAMIQLLLGNMGMAGGGVNALRGHSNIQGLTDLGLLSTSLPGYLTLPSEKQTDLQQYLAANTPKALLPDQVNYWSNYPKFFVSLMKSFYGDAAQKENNWGFDWLPKWDQAWDVIKYFNKMSKGEVNGYICQGFNPVASFPDKNKVVSTLSKLKYMVVIDPLVTETSTFWQNHGEMNDVNPSDIQTEVFRLPSTCFAEEDGSIANSGRWLQWHWKGQDAPGEALNDGEILAGIYHRLREMYRTEGGKGAEPLLKMSWNYRQPHNPHSEEVAKENNGYALADLYDANGQLLAKKGQLLNSFALLRDDGTTASSCWIYSGSWTEQGNQMANRDNADPSGLGNTLGWAWAWPLNRRVLYNRASADVLGKPWDAKRMLIAWNGAKWVGNDIPDFNTAPPGSNTGPFIMQQEGLGRLFALDKLAEGPFPEHYEPMETPLGTNPLHPNVVSSPVVRLFEDDAKRMGKKDQFPYVGTTYRLTEHFHTWTKHARLNAIAQPQQFVEISETLATAKGIANGDSVTVSSKRGFIRAVAVVTRRLRTLQVHGQPVETIGIPLHWGFEGVAQKGYIANTLTPNVGDANSQTPEYKAFLVNIEKA, from the coding sequence ATGGACGTCAGCCGCAGACAATTTTTTAAAATCTGCGCGGGCGGAATGGCAGGAACCACAGCGGCCGCGTTGGGATTTGCTCCCAAAATGGCGCTGGCGCAAGCGCGAAATTATAAATTGCTGCGCGCCAAAGAGACGCGAAATTCCTGTACATACTGCTCCGTGGGTTGCGGGTTATTAATGTATAGCCTGGGTGATGGTGCGAAAAACGCGAAAGAGGCCATCTATCATATCGAAGGCGATCCGGATCATCCGGTCAGCCGCGGCGCGCTGTGCCCGAAAGGGGCCGGTCTGCTGGATTACGTACACAGTGAAAACCGCCTGCGCTACCCGGAATACCGTGCGCCAGGCTCTGACAAATGGCAGCGCATCAGTTGGGATGAGGCCTTTAGCCGCATCGCGCGCCTGATGAAAAACGACCGTGATGCCAACTTCGTTGAAAGCAATGCCGCAGGCGTAAAAGTTAACCGCTGGCTCTCCACCGGTATGTTGTGCGCCTCAGCGGCGAGTAATGAAACCGGCATGCTGACGCAAAAATTCGTGCGTTCACTCGGCATGCTGGCGGTAGATAACCAGGCGCGCGTCTGACACGGACCAACGGTAGCAAGTCTTGCTCCAACATTTGGTCGCGGTGCGATGACCAACCACTGGGTTGATATCAAAAACGCCAACGTGGTGATGGTGATGGGCGGTAACGCTGCTGAAGCCCACCCGGTCGGTTTCCGCTGGGCGATGGAAGCCAAAAACAATAACGACGCCACGCTGATTGTGGTCGATCCGCGCTTTACGCGCACGGCATCCGTTGCCGATATTTATGCGCCAATACGTTCCGGGACGGATATCACTTTCCTCTCCGGCGTGCTGCGCTACCTGATCGAAAACAACAAAATCAATGCTGAATACGTCAAACACTACACCAACGCCGCGTTGCTGGTGCGGGATGATTTTGCCTTCGAAGACGGCTTGTTCAGCGGCTACGATGCGCAAAAACGCCAGTACGACAAAACCTCGTGGAATTACCAGTTTGATGAAAACGGCTACGCCAAACGCGATGACACACTTAGCGATCCGCGCTGCGTCTGGAATTTGCTGAAACAGCACGTTGCCCGCTATACACCGGAAACGGTGGAAAATATCTGCGGCACGCCAAAAGCGGATTTCCTGAAAGTGTGCGACGTGCTGGCCTCAACCAGCGCGGCGGACAGAACCACCACCTTCCTGTACGCCCTGGGCTGGACGCAACACACCGTCGGCGCACAGAACATCCGTACCATGGCGATGATCCAGTTGTTGCTCGGCAACATGGGGATGGCCGGTGGCGGGGTAAATGCCCTGCGCGGGCACTCCAACATTCAGGGGCTGACGGATCTGGGGCTGCTCTCGACCAGCCTGCCGGGATACCTGACATTGCCGTCGGAAAAACAGACCGATTTGCAACAGTACCTGGCGGCGAATACGCCAAAAGCGCTGTTGCCGGACCAGGTGAACTACTGGAGCAACTATCCCAAGTTCTTTGTCAGCCTGATGAAGTCGTTCTACGGCGACGCGGCGCAGAAAGAGAATAACTGGGGCTTTGACTGGTTGCCAAAATGGGACCAGGCCTGGGATGTGATCAAGTACTTCAACAAGATGTCGAAAGGCGAAGTCAACGGCTATATCTGCCAGGGCTTTAACCCGGTGGCGTCGTTCCCGGACAAAAACAAAGTTGTCAGTACGCTGAGCAAGCTGAAGTACATGGTGGTTATCGATCCGCTGGTGACAGAAACCTCCACCTTCTGGCAGAACCACGGCGAGATGAACGACGTCAACCCGTCGGATATCCAGACCGAAGTGTTCCGTCTGCCATCGACCTGCTTTGCCGAAGAGGATGGCTCGATCGCCAACTCCGGTCGCTGGCTGCAGTGGCACTGGAAAGGCCAGGACGCGCCGGGCGAAGCGCTGAACGATGGCGAAATCCTTGCCGGGATTTACCACCGCCTGCGCGAGATGTACCGCACCGAAGGCGGCAAAGGCGCGGAACCGCTGCTGAAGATGTCCTGGAACTACCGCCAGCCGCACAACCCGCACTCGGAAGAGGTGGCGAAAGAGAACAACGGCTACGCGCTGGCGGATCTCTATGACGCCAACGGGCAACTGCTGGCGAAAAAAGGCCAACTGCTCAATAGCTTTGCGCTGCTGCGTGATGACGGCACCACCGCTTCATCTTGCTGGATCTACAGCGGTAGCTGGACGGAGCAGGGTAACCAGATGGCGAACCGCGATAACGCCGATCCGTCAGGACTTGGCAATACGCTCGGTTGGGCATGGGCGTGGCCGCTGAACCGCCGGGTGCTCTACAACCGCGCGTCGGCGGATGTGCTGGGCAAACCGTGGGATGCGAAACGGATGCTGATTGCGTGGAACGGAGCGAAGTGGGTCGGCAATGACATCCCGGACTTCAACACCGCGCCGCCGGGCAGCAATACCGGGCCGTTCATCATGCAGCAGGAGGGGCTGGGGCGGTTGTTCGCCCTCGACAAGCTGGCGGAAGGGCCATTCCCGGAACACTACGAGCCGATGGAAACCCCGCTTGGCACCAACCCGCTGCACCCGAACGTGGTCTCCAGCCCGGTTGTGCGTCTGTTCGAGGACGATGCCAAACGGATGGGGAAAAAAGATCAGTTCCCGTATGTCGGCACAACCTACCGCCTGACGGAGCATTTCCATACGTGGACCAAGCATGCACGCTTGAATGCCATCGCCCAGCCGCAGCAGTTTGTCGAAATCAGCGAAACGCTGGCGACGGCAAAAGGCATTGCCAATGGTGACAGTGTCACGGTGAGCAGCAAGCGCGGCTTTATTCGCGCGGTCGCGGTGGTGACGCGTCGTCTGCGTACCTTGCAGGTACACGGTCAGCCTGTGGAAACCATTGGTATTC